A genomic window from Sulfurospirillum multivorans DSM 12446 includes:
- a CDS encoding 16S rRNA (uracil(1498)-N(3))-methyltransferase gives MQFVYHPRAGEPLLKVDTREYEHLFKVRRISVGEKLSWRNLEDAFIYEYEITQIGKKEAELALVSQKELPLMPSNVLHVGWSIIDPKIIEKTLPMLNELGVSKISFVYAEFSQKGHKLDLERMKRILINSSQQCGRSLLMPIEVFTSLQTYLEAYPKSHVLDFSEVKLKGDEAISSILIGPEGGFSQKERLLLQTQPIVGLTCNTILRSETAVVAAASKILA, from the coding sequence CGAACATCTCTTTAAAGTGCGTCGTATCAGCGTGGGAGAGAAGCTTTCGTGGCGAAATTTAGAAGATGCGTTTATCTATGAGTATGAAATTACCCAGATTGGTAAAAAAGAGGCAGAGCTCGCACTTGTGTCTCAAAAAGAGTTGCCATTGATGCCTTCAAACGTTTTACATGTAGGTTGGAGTATCATCGATCCTAAGATCATTGAAAAGACACTTCCGATGCTCAATGAACTCGGTGTTTCTAAGATCAGTTTTGTTTATGCCGAATTTTCGCAAAAAGGGCATAAACTGGACTTGGAGCGCATGAAGCGTATTTTGATCAACTCTTCCCAACAGTGTGGGCGAAGTTTATTGATGCCAATCGAAGTGTTTACTTCGCTTCAAACCTATTTAGAAGCGTATCCGAAAAGTCATGTCTTGGACTTTTCAGAGGTCAAATTAAAGGGCGATGAAGCGATTAGTTCAATCTTGATTGGACCGGAGGGCGGATTTAGCCAAAAAGAGCGATTGTTACTTCAAACTCAACCGATTGTGGGTCTTACATGTAACACAATTTTACGAAGTGAAACGGCAGTAGTGGCTGCGGCTTCCAAAATATTGGCATGA
- the rpmE gene encoding 50S ribosomal protein L31, with the protein MKKDIHPEYVPCVVTCACGNSFETMSNKAELRIDICSSCHPFFTGSEKIVDAAGRVEKFKKKYSLK; encoded by the coding sequence ATGAAAAAAGATATTCATCCAGAATATGTACCATGTGTTGTAACGTGCGCATGTGGAAATAGTTTCGAGACTATGTCCAACAAAGCCGAGTTAAGAATTGACATTTGCAGTTCATGCCATCCGTTCTTCACGGGCAGTGAGAAGATCGTAGATGCTGCAGGTAGAGTTGAGAAATTTAAGAAAAAATATAGCTTAAAATAG
- the rsmI gene encoding 16S rRNA (cytidine(1402)-2'-O)-methyltransferase codes for MIYFIPTPIGNLDDISVRSLKLLTECKTLFCEDTRITKRLLSLLAQRHNVTFQIQNFISMHSHNEEAVLASIDKKIFEEHVGYLSDAGMPGISDPGAALVRFCQANALAYEILPGANAALLAYVTSGIKTHQFLFYGFLSHKGMDRQNELFEVLNAPYAVIVYESPHRIEKLIEELAQFAPNRQIFAIKEATKLYEKRFFGTALEVQKASKTANLKGEWVVVITPETKHGGEAITKEDLIDLDLPPKQKAKLLSKLTGESIKEWYTKLQN; via the coding sequence TTGATCTATTTCATTCCTACCCCTATAGGAAATTTAGATGACATCTCCGTTAGAAGCCTTAAACTTTTAACGGAGTGCAAAACCCTTTTCTGCGAAGACACCAGAATCACTAAAAGACTTCTCTCCCTCCTTGCTCAAAGACATAACGTAACCTTTCAGATCCAAAATTTTATCTCCATGCATTCACATAACGAAGAGGCTGTTTTAGCGAGTATTGATAAAAAAATCTTTGAAGAGCATGTAGGCTATCTTAGTGATGCAGGCATGCCCGGTATCAGCGATCCAGGCGCTGCATTGGTACGTTTTTGCCAAGCAAATGCCCTAGCGTATGAGATCCTCCCAGGTGCGAATGCTGCCTTACTAGCGTATGTCACCAGCGGCATTAAAACCCATCAGTTTTTGTTTTATGGCTTTTTATCGCACAAAGGAATGGACCGTCAAAACGAGCTGTTTGAGGTGTTGAACGCTCCGTACGCGGTGATTGTGTATGAGTCGCCTCATCGGATTGAGAAATTGATTGAAGAACTCGCCCAGTTTGCCCCCAACCGTCAGATATTTGCGATCAAAGAGGCAACCAAGCTGTATGAAAAACGTTTTTTTGGAACTGCACTTGAGGTGCAAAAAGCGTCTAAAACAGCGAATCTCAAAGGCGAATGGGTCGTAGTGATTACGCCTGAAACAAAGCACGGTGGTGAAGCCATTACCAAAGAAGATTTGATTGATCTTGACCTTCCTCCAAAACAAAAAGCCAAACTGCTTTCCAAACTCACCGGAGAGAGTATCAAAGAGTGGTATACGAAACTTCAAAATTAA
- the rlmB gene encoding 23S rRNA (guanosine(2251)-2'-O)-methyltransferase RlmB yields the protein MIIYGKQLFLHLLNHYPSRIETVFLPKQCDPKLFSQIARVTQKICTIDERKAQALCHGGNHQGFIAEIKDFELASFNEIKHGSFLVILDEVTDVGNIGAIVRSAYAFGADGLILSGMKTCNLEAILRTSSAAAFELPIALCPSTRDMLNELKQIGFTLYGADMSGVDVKEVTFAPKRALIMGSEGKGLSPKVKERLDTLISIKMTRAFDSLNVSAAAAVLCDRIANG from the coding sequence ATGATAATCTATGGAAAACAACTCTTTTTACATCTGTTAAATCACTATCCTTCAAGGATTGAAACGGTCTTCTTGCCCAAGCAGTGTGACCCTAAGCTCTTCTCTCAGATTGCGCGTGTCACGCAAAAGATCTGCACCATTGATGAGCGAAAAGCACAAGCGTTGTGTCATGGAGGAAACCATCAAGGCTTTATTGCTGAGATTAAGGATTTTGAACTTGCTTCGTTTAATGAAATAAAGCATGGCTCTTTCTTGGTCATTTTGGATGAAGTCACCGATGTGGGAAATATTGGTGCTATTGTACGCAGTGCGTATGCCTTTGGGGCGGATGGCTTGATCTTAAGTGGTATGAAAACATGCAACTTGGAGGCAATTTTGCGTACTAGCAGTGCTGCTGCATTTGAATTGCCCATTGCACTTTGTCCTTCAACACGCGATATGCTCAATGAACTCAAGCAAATAGGGTTTACACTCTATGGCGCCGACATGAGTGGCGTGGATGTGAAAGAGGTCACCTTTGCACCCAAACGGGCTTTGATTATGGGAAGCGAAGGCAAGGGTTTGTCTCCTAAGGTAAAAGAGCGATTGGATACACTTATTTCAATCAAAATGACAAGAGCATTTGACTCTTTAAACGTAAGCGCAGCTGCCGCGGTACTGTGTGATAGGATTGCCAATGGATAA